The genomic region TAATCTGGTAGGACTAGACTTTCAGGCTAGTTAattgattggtgatgtgacggtgttggggaaatgtatgtattgttgttgttgcattattgtatattgtgtaattagtaactgaccccgtttaattgttttaaaaactgtggtgattcattcggggatgatgagtagtattgagcaggtatgagatggatgcgCGAGGGATAACTGACATTGAGTCATCACGAGTTgtttagagtcttccgttgtTTTACTAAACTTTACATTTGatttagttggttttggatttgaaatagttgaatttcttttaacagttttggattttttttgtatcactttaaacttatttattaaagtacgttcttttatattcattttgatatacattgcctcaggtaaccgagatagcagcactttcatgcattagaTGGTTTTGGTAAGACACCTTAGTGTATGAGTGTTACAATCTATGTGAGTCTTTCAAATCCAACCAACAATTCAGCATTGAAAATCCGTCCTCTTGCTTGACTTGTGTTGCTTTATTTGAGAACCACCTCGTATTTCCTTACTCGTGGTGCATTTACTTCTTATGGTGCCTCTTGAGTCTCGAATTTGTTCTTGGTTGTCCGCTGTTGACCTAGTTCGGGTTTGATTTGACTTCATTTTGACTTTACAAATTCCCATATAAAAAATAGTCTAAAGTATAAAGGTTAGAACCCGTATTAGTAAATGTGTAGTAGCACCCCTCTTTTTATCACAACTAGGgttgttaatgagacgagacagctcgcgagcaactCGAGCTCATCTCGGCTAAAGCTCGGCTCATGTGAGCTCGCCTCGGGAGCttaatgagtcaaaccgagcaaacgttggctcggctcgaaaagctcgtGAGCGGCTCGAATTTGTGTAATTAGATGagatattactcatattttataaaaatattttgtcatgattatatatttgtatcacaCATATAAAAAATGTCTTATTGATTTTCCAAAATTTGTATATAAAACTTTCGAGCTTTGTTATTGAACATATCGAGAGAGAAAAAACAACAATTCAacaattatatataggctcgagtttggctcgagctcgcaTTAAAGCTCACAAGCTTGATAACGAGCACAATTTTTTCAAACTTAagtaagctcgagatcggctcgaacTCAAGTTTTACTttatgagcacaagccgagcaaggccaagaTCGGGCTCGGCTCGTTTCGTTTCGTTTCGTTAACATCCCTAATTCACAACAATGATGAGATCCCATATCGAACGCTTGTAAGCCCATTTCAACTTTTCAAGTTTCAACAATTCAACCTACAAAGTTTACTCCATTCATTGAAGGGACACCTTCTATTTCATCCCACAGCAGCTCTCTCCCTCCCTCTCTGTCTTTATCCATCCCTCCCTCTCTGGGTAAGTGTAGTTTTCCTCCTCTccttaccttttttttttctttttaaaatcaCGAAACTTGAAATATTCTTGATAATGGTGCATTAGTTTATATGCTTAATTCTGAAACAAAGCACGAAAATTGAATTGTCGTTGGCAgtttaatttcattattataataaaatgcttGTTTACTGTAATTAATTATCAGTTAGACaattgtatattttatttttaattttttttattcagCATTCATTAAACAATCACCCAATTGTGTGGCAGTGTATTCATGGATATCTTGGAAAGGCCCTTCTATGACAGACTAGAACTGTCTGAGGAAATAGTTAAGATTGTCGAATGTGATGACAAAGAACGCTTCTTGTCGTTGATCTCAAAATTTCCTGATTCTGTATGCATGCATGTGGTAGAGCTTTGTGCATCTTTTCATGCCAGAAAGTGTTTGCTTGCAATAATCCAAGGGGAGGTGTCCATATCTGCCCTAGAAATTTATGAGaaatttgtacctcactttcccgAAACACCCACACCTCTTGCCATTGTTGCTAGTTTCTTCCATGAAGCGTATGATATTATTGACCTATTGCTCAAGCGAGGCCCAGTGGAGCATGCCAAAATTAAGGGTCATGCGTCTCAAACGGTTACTGATGATTCTCCATGTGCCTATCCGCTAGACCATTTGCTCACGTCTTTGAGGTAGTGATGGCCCTCTTCAGTCTTTAATCTTTGATCCATGAGTCTGACTCTATTTCTTTCTTATGGTAGTGATGAACCGCGTCTGTGTATATGGGCTCCAGGCACTTCTCTCAACAAACTTATTATTTTACTTTGCCAGTGGGAGACGGTAGGTTGTTTATGTTACTCATCTCGTCGATCTGAGCCAGAGCTTCCTTCATTTACTGTTTCTTTTTCATTTCCCTAATTCCTTAATGTTTTATGCAACTTTAGAGTATTGCCAACTCGGCTACCGTATTatctctccctttccctccaaaacCCCTCATCCAAACAAGTCCTAAGTGTGTTTAAAACCGACCCTTTTCGTTAAGATTTTTTTTGTGTGCTGTTTCAGAAGCAGATTCATGTTTTCTTTAGAGTAGAAGAGTTGTTTTCCATTTCAACACTGCCTTGTGTTTTATTTGTCTGGAATTTGGCCTATGATCGGTCTTGATATTTAATATGTTCGTTTCTGATATAGAACTCAAGTTTGAAAAGTGCACGGTTGCTTGCTCCACACACTGATGGGATCAATGATATGGCATGGACATATGTTAGAGATGGAAGATTGGTATCATTGGCAGCTTTGCTTCTTGTGGCTCAAGAAAAGGTCTTTGTTCCATTTGACTCGGGTATCTTGCTTTCTCGCAGCTTTCATTACCGTGTACATGTGCTTGTCTTCTGTTTGGAAAATCTTTCTGGATATTATGATCAATGGACTTACTGTGCCCTCTATTGGAATCTTGTGCAACTTAGGCTTGACAATTAGACAACGCATTGTGGAAATTGTGGATGCATTGCGCCGCGAGGGTGATCTTGACCATGAAGCAGTTAAATATCAGTCCATGCTTGTAGAAGCCCGCGAGTTGCTTGATATTTTTCAGAGGGCTGGTGATGCCTTGAGCTTATATTGTAGTTCACTGCAAGAATACGTACGTTATatacttcaaatcaatcaacTAGCTACGAACTTCCACTGAAACGATAGCtttatttttgttggtgtatggGGGAGTATAGGAAGTAGAGTGGAGATTAGTTGTTGTTTGTTTAGTTGATTAGTTGAAGTTTAGTTTGAAGGAATTAGTTTGTGTATTATTTGTTTATGAAATTTTTGGGATACACTTGGGTTCATAGAAATGGGAGGGGAGGTCCTCTATTTATacagctcctcctccttctcATACATCCTAAGAACACTCTAGAATAGGACATTCTAGAGTGGCCTAGACACGGAACTCTCTAGAGTTCCTTACCACTTATACACACGTCTAGAAGGTTCtaggttgttctacataaactTAGAACATACATGACTCTTCTAGATCCTTCTAGACTCTTCTAGATTCTTCTAGTTGTTTCTAGATTATTCTAGCACATTCCGGATAAGTTTAGAACTTTCCGGAAACGTCTAGAATACACTAAAAGTCTCATACTTCAACACTCCTCCTTGAGACTTTTGTTGTAACACGGAGCTTGAAACTTGAAACTAACTCGAACATTccacttctttttcttttttcttttatatCGCCAAACTCGGAGGTTGCTTGATGTAAGTCTCCTCCTCGAGCTCGTAGCATGATAAACAACGGGAGCAAATGTATCTCTGTAGTCTATTCCAGCTTGTTGGGAATATCCTTCGCCGACTATTCTTGCTTGGGAATATTCTTCGCCGACTATTCTTGCTTTGTGCTTGTTGATGGAGCCATTAGGATTTAACACTATTTTATAAACCCATTTTACACCAATTACCTTTCGATCTCTTGGCTTGTCAACCAACTCCTTTATCATATTTATCTCCTTCTTCATAGGTTCTTGCCATTCCTTCTGTTTGGAAGCCTCATCAAAGTCTTTTGGCTCCTCAAAAGTGAAGTAGCATCTCTTGGACTCTTCTGTATCTTGAATGGAGGGACATTCTACATAAATTTCAGAGAGATTTTTCTTACCTCGTGCTCCTGTAACATTCTCCACATTGTCATTCGGGGATGGAGAATGTGCATTAGGAGTTGGTAGAGGTGTAGGAGGATCATTGTTGTTGGTTGTGTCAACATCACCTTGTGAATGCTCTGGATGATTAAGGATAAGAGTCACATTTGTTTCTACCTTCTTTTCTTCCCAATTACAGATTGCAAGAAGAGCTAATCAACTAAACAAACAACAACTAATCTCCACTCTACTTCCTATACTCCCTATAcgccaacaagtggtatcaagagctcTAAAGATCTTAGGGCAACAAAATAAAACTATGGCTTCCACATCAAACACTCTATTACCCGCTCCTTTAGATTTTCTAGATTTATTTAGAGGAGAAAATTACGACCATTGGTGCATTAAAATGAAGCTCTTTTTAAGAGCAAATGCACTATGGGAGATAGTGGAAAATGGTCCCCAAAAACAACAAGAAGGCGCCACCGAAGCAAccttaaagaaaataaatgagGATGAAATAAATGATGCCAAAGCCCTGTATTTCATCTTTAATACCGTTTCGAAGATCTTTTTTCCAAAAATAATGTGGGCTTCTACCGCAAAAGAAGCATGGAATTTACTCCAAAAAGAATTCTATGGTGATGAAAGGATAAGGGCAATACGCCTTAATGCCTTAAGAAAAGCTTTCGAGAATCTGAAAATGGGGGAGAATGAAGACATAAAAATCTACACTTGGAGAGTAATGGAGACAGTTAACCAAATGAAAATATATGGTGAAGATGTCGCCGATACGAGGATTGTGCAGAAAATTCTCGTAACTTTGCCAAAAAAGTTCGACATGATTGTCAATGTTATTGAAGAATCAAGAGATCTATCAAAGCTCACCGTGACAGAGCTAGTTGGATCTTTACACGCCCATGATCAGAAGTTCAAGACTCAAGAATCTTCTTCCGAGGATACATCTTCTTCCCATGATGAACAGAAATTCAAGATTCAAGGATCTTCTTCCAAGAAtgtaggagaaggaggaggagcacTATAAATAGAGGTCCTCCCCTCCCATTTTGATGTATCCAAAAAATTCACAATAAATCAACTAAACAAACAACAACTAATCTCCACTCTACTTCCTATACTCCCTATACACCAacaattttatactccctccgtcccggtcaattgttgtccttttattttggcacaatgaccaaggaaagaggaaatgaccaataactaaatgacaagtggaacaaagtgaatgagaatgatcaaattactcatcaagttcattcttaaaatagaaaggacaacaaatgactgagacacccaaaaatggaaaaggacaacaaatgaccgggacagagggagtatattttttctACCAGGTTCCTCCACACAAAGTATTGATTGATGTCGCTAATGTGCTTAAGAAGACTGGTCATGCACTGCGGCCGATGGACCATGACCTGAGAGATATTTACAGGTTTGAAATTTTGGTCCCTTATTACTTgtcattgttgttgctgctgctatTGTTGGGTGTTTAAAATTTATCCGTGTCTATTCATTAAATTTGCTTCTATTTTTTGCCAAATAGCGAATGCCCTGAGTTAAAAGACGCAAGTTTGTTCAAGCTGTCAGGTAAGCGATAATCATCGTTTATATATGGAGTTAAACTCAGTTTGTTTGATGTTATGATGAGATTCACTTCCACATATTGGATGTTTGTCAAACAGATCCCGAAAGCTCGTACAACAAATACCTTTTATCCCCGTCTCTTACTCGTGGCCAAGGTTTTTGTCCAACAGGCCGCAGTTATCCTAGTGTAAGTTCCATCGTGAGTTGAATCTTATCCTTGCATAAAACGTTATTTGTAGGCGCTATTAAAGATTTCTTGTGTAGGCTGTGCTTGTGTTTGCGAGTCTCATTTGAGTATTGCTTAGGGAgcattttattgtttttgttttgtgcTGATTCTTCTGTGTTCGTGAGTCTGCATTTCTATACAAAATATTTTGTGTTCAAATTGAATCATAGTCTAACTTTCACTCTCCAATCAATCCAGAAACTCATTATTTTGACTTCGTAATTATGACGAAATAGAGTGAAATGACTCATTAAAAAGTCTTAAAATTTAAATGTCATGAAGGTATATATTTAGTTGATGCAAGTTCTTACACGATTTTTATTTTGGGTTACCGAGAGCAAACCTTTTGCTTTTAACATAAGAAGTCCACCCTTTATGTTGCCATGGATGGGAGGCTCTATGGACTATTATCCAAGGCATATCAACGAATAACAATAATCATGTATCATTACTTTAAAGGCAGTACAGCGCACTTGGGTAATGTGGTGTGAATGAATGATCTTATTACCAAAATACTTTGAATTAAAGTTGAATTCATTTGTTCTTCGGTGCGTCTAATGGATGATACAGGAGTATTGTTTCTGATTTATAGATAGcctgttgtcttttcaggtcggAGATTGCCAGTTATTTCACAGGCTTAAGTCAGGTCCAAAGCTAGATCTTATGCGTTCTGCTTCCATGCCAAGGCTGCTCAGAACGGCGGCTAGGCAGGTCGACGATGGTGTTTCCGGTATTTCAATGAAGCATTTGGCGATCATTGCCGTACGACTTAATAGAGGGATTAAGTTTTAAAGATTATTTGCTGTATACCCTTAAAGCATATGTTGTTCGTCTTAACTCTGAACTAGCTGGTAATGCTGTATTTTACAGTATTGGTGTGTTATTTCTTGTATTCTATAACTTTATCTATCTGATTATCCTAACTTGTATTAactttaattaatattattattaactgaTGAATTTTAATTAATGTCGGATATTAATATATGGTCTAATTTTAGTTTTTGAAATACATGGTTGAAAGCTTTCAAACTCTAGAAGTGAAATTTCGGTATATGGCAAGAGAAATGGCATTTGAGCTAGGAGTGTATTAACTATCAAGGCATGAAACCATTGAACAAGACTTGTTGAAGTGAAATAAATGGTAGCTTGATATTTATGTGGTCGCTAGTTGGCTACTACTTGGGTAAGATTGGTGTTCATGATGGCCAATTTGGTAAAGTCGGGTTTAGGTCGGTTCATTGTCCAGTCGGGTCATTAACGGGTTTGTCATGTAGTCGGGTTTGAGACAAGTTTTGCCTCTGAGCGATTTTTCCCGATTCTTTTATTAGTTCGTGTTGAATTCACCGGGTCATTTATGTCATTAATTCAAGTCATTATTTTGCGACTTTTAAAATCACTTAATATTGAATACTTTTATTAACACTTTTCATATACATTAAAGTGATTTAGTTGTTTAATTCCTTATTAATATTACTTATGAAACAATGAGTTAGTGATTAGTACTCTGTAACAATTAACTTTTTATACTGCAAACATACCTCTACAAATGTATATTTAACTTGTACTCCCTCTTTGTTATAACCTTGTAGTCCCTTCCTCGCAATCTAGCTTTAACTTCGTCAATGACTTGGTCTGCTAATCTCTCAGGCCTTAGCAATACCCCTTCCATGTTGCTTTTATTCCGCTGCTGCCAAACATGATAAACCACTCCCCACATCAGAGCAGCTTGTACTCCTTGTTGCAGTTTCGTGCCCGTCCTCTGTGTGCACCATACAATCATATCATTGACTGGAAAATTGATCTGCATCTTCTGACTGATGGACTGTATGACTCTCCTACTGTAAACGCATTCACACAGTAGGTGATCTATGCATTCAGCCTCCTGCTCACAAAGCAAGCACCCATCATCAATATCCAAACCATATCCTATCAGCTTGTCTCTTGTTCTCAGAGCTCCATGTGCAAATAACCAGCCTATGAATTGATGTTTTGGTATCACATGTTCATTCCAAAGCCATTTATACCAGATAACATTTGAGGTTCTCCCCTTTAGCCATTCATAACAGGCACCAGGGGAGTACTTAGTCTGAGCATTCCAGTTGCCAGCAGCATAGCCAGGGAGCATTTCCTCCTTAACATTGCATATCCTTCTCCAAACCCAACTAGAGCTAGCAGTAGGCTTATAGTCTAGCCAGTCCCTCCCTTTTAGGTAATTCTTTTGCACCCATTTCACCCAGATAGAGTCTTTCCCCTCAGTAATCCAGTGTACTAGCCTGCCAATCATAGCTTTATTCATTATTTCCTGATCTTTCAGACCTAAACCTCCCTCTTCTTTTGGCCTGCATATTTTATCCCAAGCTACCATTGGCACTCTCCTGTAATCTACGCTATTATCCCACAGAAAGTTCATACATGTGGCTTCAATCCTACTAATGATCCCTTTTGGGATAATGAACATTGAAGCCCAATACGAGTGTAGGGAAGATAGGACAGCCTTGACTAATACCAATCTCCCAGCATAGGAGAATTTATTTGCCCCATAGTGATTGATTCTGCTGCATATCTTCTCAACCAGGCACTCACAGTCAGTCTTCTTCAGTCTGGTGGTCTGTATTGGCATGCCCAGGTACTTGAATGGCAGTTGTCCCTCAACAAACCCTGAGACTCTCAAAATATCCTGTTTTATATGCTCAGGCACACCCTGAAAATATGCATTAGACTTGGTGGCACTTACCTTCAACCCAGATGCATTGGAGAAGGTAGAGAAGGACTTTAATAGGATCATCATGGATTGAGCATCACCCTTGCTAAAGAGTAGGACATCATCTGCGAACATCAGATTTGCCAATTTTAGTTCTTTGCAGAGAGGGTGATAGTTGAAATCAAACTTGTTAGCTGCATACTTCAGGGTCCTTGTCGGGTATTCCATGCATAAGGTAAAGATAAGAGGGGAGAGTGGATCTCCTTGTCTAAGGCCCCTCTTGCCTTGAAAATACCCAAACATATCCCCATTTAATGAGAGTGGAAAGCTAGCAGTGTTGATGCACTGCATAACCATAACTTTGAAATTAGCAGGAAATAAGAACTCATCTAACAGTTGTTCAACAAAAGCCCACTCTACTGTGTCATATGCTTTTTGCAAATCAATCTTGAACATACATCTAGGAGTAGCATTTGGCCTTTCATATAATCTAATTAGGTCTTGACAAATGAGAATGTTCTCCTGGATGCTCCTATTTTGAATGAAAGCCCCCTGATTCTGATCAATAATACCAGGCAACACTTCTGCTAGTCTAGCACATAGAAGCTTTGAAATAATTTTGTAGATGACATTACAGCAGGCTATTGGACGAAACTGCATTACACTTTGGGGTCTCTAACATTTGGGTATGAGTGTAAGAGTTGTTGCATTGATTTGCCTAAGAAGTCTTTCTGATTAATGAAATCCTTGACAGCACTGATAACATCCCCACCTACCACTTCCCATGCATCTTTGAAAAATTTGCTCGTGTATCCATCAGGTCCAGAGGACTTGATGTCAGGTATGCTGAACAAGGTGTCCCTGACCTCCTTGCCAGTGACAGGTCTAGTCAGCTGCACATAATGGTCTGCATTACACCTATGACCTTGATCAATGATTTTCCTATGAATCTTTTTGGTTTCCTGAGTATCACCAAGCAAGTGTTGATAGTAATCCAGAAAAGCATTGTGCACCTGCTCTGGGGTGTCACACATTTTTCCAGTCCTGTCCTCAATCATGATGACTCTATTCCCATTCCTTCTTTTTTGAGCAATCCATGAAAGTACGCACTATTAGAGTCTCCCTTCTGCATCCATTGCATTTTAGCCTTCTGAGCAGCTAGGAAGCTATCCCTGGCAGCACTCATCTCCCTTAAATTTTTAGAGACTTCAAACTCTTCTGAAATTAATTGCAGGTTAGTAGGGTCTTGTCCAAGCAGTTCCTGCAACTCAGCAACCCTTCTCTGCATAATGGAGGTAGTATTCTCAATGTCACTGTAATTCTCCCTGTTCAAAGCTTTCAGTGCAGGTTTCAAAAGTTTCAGATTCTTTGTTAGCCTGAAAAGAGGAGTACCATGGATACTATTACTCCAACAGCGTTTGATGGTAGGCAAGAATTCCTTGGATGCTCCCCACATATTATAATACTTGAAGCTTCTGACATTCTGGACCTGAGTTGAACCGCGATCGGACAAGGAGTATGATCAAGCGAGGCCCTCCTCAGCAGAAATTAGCATATAAATCAGGAAAATGGTTACTCCAAGCTTTATTAGTCATAAATCTATCAATCCTGCTATAGATCCTATCTTCAGGCCTTTGCTTATTATTCCATGTAAATAGTGATCCAATAGCAGGTATATCCACTACTCCACAGTCAAGCACACAGGTCCTAAAGGGTTCAATCTCAGCAATAGGGGTATTGCCTCCCACTCTCTCAGTTGCAGATAGCACACAGTTAAAATCACCAGCTATGTCCCAGGGACCATCAACCAGCCCTGCAATTCTCCTTAGATGATCCCACAGGGGAGCCCTATCATGAATGTTATTGAAAGCATAGATCATTGTTAAATAAAAGACACTTCTACTCACCACTGCCTCAACCTTCATGTGAATAAACTGAGCATTATACTCAAGAAATTGTATCCTGAAGACCTTAGGATCCCACAGAATCCAAATTCTCCCACTATTATGATACCCATTATTTGTAGAAATGCACCAATTATTGAAATTATTTACAGCTCTAGCATAAGACctactctttatttttgtttccaaCAACCCAAATAAACCTAATTCCTTATTTTGCAAGAAAAAATTTATGAATTTCTGCTTATTTACCCTATTCATGCCTCTCACATTCCAAAATCCTATTTTATCCATAAGAATTTGGAGGAGAATTACCATTACTACTATCACCACCATTCATTTTTGAAGGAGAGGCCAAGACATCCTTGTAAGAGTGAGCTCCAAATGATTCAGTGCTGTATCCACTCTTGTCTCCATCTTGCCCATGCATCCTAACCAATCTTTTGCGTGGTGTAACAGTCCCAGATACCAGTTGAGCTTTCTGAGCAGTGTTCACAATCACATTGCTCTCCTGAGGTTTAACAATAGCACTCTACTTCACCACTGGCTTCCACACTTTCTTGACTGGTTTTGTAACAAAGTTCTCCTGTGTGCCTTTCCTA from Silene latifolia isolate original U9 population chromosome 3, ASM4854445v1, whole genome shotgun sequence harbors:
- the LOC141646354 gene encoding uncharacterized protein LOC141646354; the encoded protein is MDILERPFYDRLELSEEIVKIVECDDKERFLSLISKFPDSVCMHVVELCASFHARKCLLAIIQGEVSISALEIYEKFVPHFPETPTPLAIVASFFHEAYDIIDLLLKRGPVEHAKIKGHASQTVTDDSPCAYPLDHLLTSLSDEPRLCIWAPGTSLNKLIILLCQWETNSSLKSARLLAPHTDGINDMAWTYVRDGRLVSLAALLLVAQEKVFVPFDSGLTIRQRIVEIVDALRREGDLDHEAVKYQSMLVEARELLDIFQRAGDALSLYCSSLQEYVPPHKVLIDVANVLKKTGHALRPMDHDLRDIYSECPELKDASLFKLSDPESSYNKYLLSPSLTRGQGFCPTGRSYPSVGDCQLFHRLKSGPKLDLMRSASMPRLLRTAARQVDDGVSGISMKHLAIIAVRLNRGIKF